Proteins encoded within one genomic window of Kibdelosporangium phytohabitans:
- a CDS encoding nickel/cobalt transporter, which yields MIRRLLAVAAFAVAVFTLSGGSAAAHPLGNFTVNHYNGLTLYPDRIELLTIIDSAEIPTLQERPSVDTDRDGTVSPAEATTGAGTECRRVAEGVQATVNGSGVTWAVSSSDQQYPEGEAKLLTSRLTCRLTTTADLARAATVRVQDTYRPGRVGWFEMTAVGHGVALPQSPLPATSISDHLRTYPNDLLTSPLDIRDTALATQPGGDSASNTDLAASPPGWLDRTLGGMSRTFTDLVGSKDLTPLVGVLAVLLSLILGASHALLPGHGKTVMAAYLAGKRGTKKDALIVGATVTVTHTVGVLVLGLVISLSSAIAGETVLRWLGVVSGLLVAAIGGFLLRGAIRQRSRRSIVEHSDDLVLVGAGSRPPAAHGHGHGHGHGHGHGHGHGHGHGVGRAGLLGMGVAGGLVPSPSALVVLLGAIALGRTWFGVLLVIGYGLGMAATLTAAGLLLVRLRDRLEAAHWLQGHLTRLSTAMPYLTAVLVLTVGMGLAIRATIGGI from the coding sequence GTGATCCGCCGCCTGCTCGCCGTGGCCGCGTTCGCGGTGGCGGTGTTCACCTTGTCCGGTGGGAGCGCGGCGGCGCACCCGCTGGGCAACTTCACGGTCAACCACTACAACGGCCTGACCCTGTATCCCGACCGGATCGAGCTGCTGACGATCATCGACAGCGCCGAGATCCCGACATTGCAAGAACGCCCCTCCGTCGACACCGACCGCGACGGCACCGTCTCACCTGCGGAAGCCACGACCGGGGCAGGCACTGAATGCCGGCGAGTCGCCGAGGGCGTTCAGGCCACGGTGAACGGATCCGGCGTGACGTGGGCGGTGAGTTCCAGCGACCAGCAATATCCCGAAGGCGAAGCGAAATTGCTGACCTCACGGCTGACCTGCCGGCTCACCACGACAGCGGACTTGGCCCGGGCCGCGACCGTCCGGGTGCAGGACACCTATCGCCCCGGGCGGGTCGGCTGGTTCGAGATGACCGCCGTCGGCCACGGGGTCGCACTTCCGCAATCGCCCCTCCCGGCCACCAGTATCAGCGACCACCTGCGCACGTATCCCAACGACCTGCTGACCTCACCGCTGGACATCCGCGACACCGCCCTGGCCACTCAGCCCGGCGGCGACAGTGCGAGCAACACCGACCTGGCCGCGTCCCCACCGGGATGGCTGGACCGCACGCTCGGCGGGATGAGCCGCACGTTCACCGACCTCGTCGGCAGCAAGGACCTCACCCCGCTGGTCGGCGTGCTCGCCGTGCTGCTGTCGCTCATCCTGGGCGCATCCCATGCTTTGCTTCCCGGCCACGGGAAAACGGTGATGGCCGCTTACCTGGCTGGAAAACGTGGCACGAAGAAGGACGCGCTCATCGTCGGTGCCACTGTGACCGTCACCCACACCGTCGGGGTCCTGGTGCTCGGTCTGGTGATCAGTCTGTCCAGCGCCATCGCCGGCGAGACGGTTCTGCGGTGGCTCGGCGTGGTCAGTGGCCTCTTGGTCGCCGCGATCGGCGGGTTCCTGCTGCGCGGAGCGATCCGGCAGCGCTCTCGGCGGTCCATAGTGGAACATTCCGACGACCTGGTGCTCGTCGGAGCAGGATCCAGACCCCCAGCCGCCCACGGCCACGGCCACGGCCACGGCCACGGCCATGGGCATGGGCATGGCCACGGGCATGGGCACGGGGTGGGGCGTGCCGGTCTGCTGGGTATGGGCGTCGCCGGTGGACTCGTCCCAAGCCCCTCGGCGCTGGTGGTGCTGCTCGGCGCGATCGCCTTGGGCCGCACCTGGTTCGGCGTGCTGCTCGTGATCGGCTACGGGCTCGGCATGGCCGCAACCCTCACCGCGGCCGGCCTGCTGCTCGTGCGGCTGCGCGACCGCCTGGAAGCCGCTCACTGGCTCCAAGGCCACCTCACCAGACTCAGTACCGCGATGCCGTACCTGACAGCCGTGCTCGTGCTGACAGTCGGCATGGGACTGGCCATTCGCGCGACAATCGGAGGTATCTGA
- a CDS encoding sigma factor-like helix-turn-helix DNA-binding protein, with translation MPDSLSRPRVASARLSSTESGNSTNLLVSVGAGDEHAFAQLYQLLVGTVFGIARAILPNTTWAEEVSELVFVDVWRTACRYSPDHHGGGFEWVMAIAHRHAVDRLRSTGDTRSPHDMLEQLTTSVPEQTGAQSGLVALPPIQRESLELAYYGGLTYTEISEVHCIPADKAKTLLRDALISLRDRG, from the coding sequence ATGCCTGATTCGTTGTCGCGTCCACGTGTCGCCTCCGCTCGCCTGTCCTCGACGGAGTCCGGGAATTCCACCAACCTTCTTGTTTCCGTGGGTGCTGGTGACGAGCATGCGTTCGCCCAGCTTTACCAGCTGCTGGTGGGCACGGTCTTCGGTATCGCGCGGGCGATCCTGCCGAATACCACTTGGGCCGAGGAGGTCTCCGAACTCGTCTTCGTTGACGTGTGGCGGACCGCCTGCCGCTACTCGCCCGATCACCACGGTGGCGGGTTCGAATGGGTGATGGCGATCGCCCACCGGCACGCGGTGGACCGGCTGCGGTCGACAGGTGACACCCGTTCACCACATGACATGCTGGAACAATTGACAACCAGCGTCCCTGAGCAGACCGGAGCGCAGAGTGGGCTGGTCGCCCTTCCTCCGATCCAGCGCGAATCGCTCGAACTGGCCTACTACGGCGGACTGACCTACACCGAGATCAGTGAAGTCCACTGTATTCCAGCAGACAAGGCGAAAACCCTCCTCCGAGACGCGCTCATCAGTCTGCGCGACCGTGGGTGA
- a CDS encoding STAS domain-containing protein: MIHHRMSFRPGRPTVTVTSETRGEDTVVLRVIGEVTVESAPVVDLEVRRVCRSSPTVPVLLVDLTDVTFFGAAALTMLLDAHRRTQLAGAALSLVAPPRIVRLLGITGLAQVFSVHDTVRHAIAAASERSVGDPGHHHLMVSVFMPVSSGPCCPVSFGPTDRRSTSFGPTSSFVDTPTMG; the protein is encoded by the coding sequence ATGATCCACCACCGCATGTCGTTCCGTCCGGGACGCCCGACCGTGACCGTCACCAGTGAGACACGCGGTGAGGACACTGTCGTCTTGCGCGTCATCGGCGAGGTCACCGTCGAGTCCGCGCCCGTTGTCGATCTGGAAGTCCGCCGAGTGTGCCGGTCGAGTCCCACGGTGCCGGTGCTGCTGGTGGACCTCACCGATGTGACGTTCTTCGGCGCCGCGGCCCTGACCATGCTCTTGGACGCACACCGGCGAACACAGTTGGCCGGGGCGGCGCTGTCTCTGGTCGCGCCGCCGCGCATCGTGCGGCTGCTCGGAATCACCGGCCTCGCGCAGGTGTTCAGTGTTCACGACACGGTGCGCCACGCCATCGCGGCGGCCAGCGAGCGCTCCGTGGGCGATCCGGGACACCATCACCTCATGGTGTCCGTGTTTATGCCGGTTAGTTCTGGCCCCTGTTGTCCGGTGAGTTTCGGCCCCACCGATCGTCGTTCAACGAGTTTTGGCCCCACCTCGTCCTTTGTAGACACGCCCACGATGGGGTGA